Proteins from a genomic interval of Benincasa hispida cultivar B227 chromosome 7, ASM972705v1, whole genome shotgun sequence:
- the LOC120081365 gene encoding protein-tyrosine-phosphatase MKP1 isoform X1 → MVGSEEDSGTSGAAAVQLSGGRKMFWRSASWSASRSSLHHPEVNREGGDPNGNLGDSNGPSRIFPAPLTPRSQQHCKARSCLPPLQPLSIARRSLDEWPKAGSDDIGEWLQPPTPSGRGNSERLKLDLSTIQRNPDKNCGLVKRDKIAFFDKECSKVAEHVYLGGDAVARDRDILKQNRITHVLNCVGFVCPEYFKDDFVYRTLWLQDSPSEDITSILYDVFDYFEDVREQNGRVFVHCCQGVSRSTSLVIAYLMWREGQSFDDAFQYVKAARGIADPNMGFACQLLQCQKRVHAFPLSPSSLLRMYRIAPHSPYDPLHLVPKMLNDPSPSALDSRGAFIIHIPSAIFVWIGKNCEAIMERDARGAVVQIVRYERVQGPIYVIKEGEEPTNFWDSFANLLPLMDKSNSKINLGELKVKPCPGERKVGSYDVDFEIFQKAITGGFVPPFPSSENEHETHLPVRESSWSMLRRKFASGNMKEFVSAPRITLSRVYSDSLMMVHFSAKSSSPSASSSPIFLSPDSLSSDSSSSSSSSSKYFSESSLDSPSASSPSVPVSSSLSSFSNMSLISSNSSLECMPNGPETRDAVPLESSSRSFSFTSKKFSPSLAERRGTAKSLTLPTMPSKIKATNSASRFLATQEDFKRKNKTSCPLNVSINMKNGSEPMDRIENEQTSSTQNFKNIENGMDMRIGSVASCHQETKVAGQSAGSWKSYPKLFEESMVSTVSNGKQDGEFVQPMVYCWPELEKIVAFDTSYLNSKAAVVILSPSRYLGKKDDMMLYIWVGSSFDHDLSQVHVKRDKDLVDLEKIDWVKVGQYVLTEIGLPENTEIKIVKEGEETEEFLARLSLL, encoded by the exons ATGGTGGGCTCTGAGGAGGATTCTGGTACTTCTGGGGCGGCGGCGGTGCAGCTCTCTGGCGGTCGGAAAATGTTCTGGCGCTCGGCCTCATGGTCTGCATCACGTTCCTCACTTCACCATCCTGAAGTGAACAGAGAAGGTGGAGACCCCAATGGGAATCTTGGTGATAGTAATGGACCAAGCCGAATTTTTCCTGCTCCATTAACTCCAAGATCACAGCAGCATTGCAAAGCAAGGTCGTGTTTGCCTCCTTTACAGCCTTTGTCGATTGCTCGGCGAAGCTTAGATGAATGGCCAAAGGCGGGGTCCGATGATATCGGTGAGTGGCTGCAACCTCCTACTCCAAGTGGCAGAGGAAACAGCGAGAGGTTGAAACTTGATTTGTCCACAATTCAGAGAAACCCAGATAAGAATTGTGGGCTGGTGAAGAGGGATAAGATTGCCTTCTTTGACAAAGAGTGTTCAAAAGTGGCGGAACATGTATATCTTGGTGGTGATGCAGTTGCTCGGGACAGGGatatacttaaacaaaatagaataactCATGTGTTGAATTGTGTAGGTTTCGTTTGCCCGGAGTACTTCAAAGATGATTTTGTGTACAGAACTTTGTGGTTGCAGGATAGCCCATCGGAAGATATTACTAGTATTCTTTATGATGTTTTTGACTACTTTGAAGATGTTAGGGAACAAAATGGAAGGGTTTTTGTTCATTGTTGCCAGGGAGTATCACGGTCGACGTCCTTGGTGATTGCCTATCTTATGTGGAGAGAAGGGCAGAGTTTTGATGATGCATTTCAATATGTGAAGGCAGCAAGAGGTATTGCCGACCCGAATATGGGTTTTGCTTGCCAGTTATTGCAGTGCCAAAAGAGGGTCCATGCTTTCCCTCTTAGCCCAAGTTCACTGTTGAGGATGTACAGAATTGCTCCACACTCACCATATGATCCTTTGCATTTGGTCCCCAAAATGTTAAATGATCCTTCCCCGTCTGCTCTGGATTCTAGAGGTGCATTTATCATTCATATACCCTCTGCCATATTTGTTTGGATCGGTAAAAACTGTGAAGCAATCATGGAAAGAGATGCGAGGGGAGCTGTTGTGCAGATTGTTCGATATGAGAGAGTGCAAGGGCCTATATATGTAATTAAGGAAGGGGAAGAACCAACAAACTTTTGGGATTCTTTTGCAAACCTGTTACCTTTAATGGATAAATCTAACAGTAAAATTAATCTTGGGGAATTAAAAGTTAAACCCTGTCCAGGGGAGAGGAAAGTTGGTTCCTATGATgtggattttgaaatttttcagAAGGCTATTACTGGTGGTTTCGTTCCTCCGTTTCCTTCATCTGAAAACGAGCATGAAACCCATCTTCCTGTCAGAGAAAGCAGTTGGAGTATGCTTAGGCGTAAGTTTGCCTCGGGAAATATGAAAGAGTTTGTATCAGCTCCTCGAATAACCCTTTCTAGGGTCTATTCAGACTCGCTGATGATGGTGCATTTTTCTGCAAAATCTTCATCACCTTCAGCATCTTCTTCTCCTATTTTTCTGTCACCGGACTCTCTCTCTTCTGATTCAAGTTCTAGTTCAAGTTCAAGTTCCAAGTATTTTTCAGAATCTTCTTTAGATTCTCCATCTGCTTCTTCACCTTCAGTTCCTGTTTCTTCATCACTGTCTAGTTTCTCTAACATGTCTCTTATCTCATCCAATAGTTCCTTAGAATGTATGCCCAATGGTCCAGAAACTCGTGATGCAGTCCCTTTGGAATCAAGTTCTCGCTCATTCTCATTCACATCCAAAAAGTTCTCTCCTTCTCTTGCAGAACGCCGAGGTACTGCGAAATCTCTTACATTGCCTACAATGCCTAGTAAAATCAAAGCAACAAATAGTGCCTCAAGGTTTCTCGCCACTCAAGAAGATTTTAAGAGGAAAAACAAGACTTCTTGCCCTCTTAATGTATcaattaatatgaaaaatggCTCAGAGCCTATGGATAGGATTGAAAATGAACAAACAAGTTCCACTCAGAATTTCAAGAATATTGAAAATGGAATGGACATGAGGATAGGTAGTGTGGCCTCGTGCCATCAGGAAACTAAAGTTGCTGGACAATCTGCTGGTTCATGGAAAAGCTATCCCAAACTTTTTGAAGAAAGCATGgtatccactgtctcaaatggAAAGCAAGATGGTGAGTTTGTCCAACCTATGGTATACTGTTGGCCGGAGTTGGAAAAGATTGTAGCTTTTGACACAAGTTACCTCAATTCTAAAGCTGCTGTAGTGATTCTCTCTCCAAGTAGGTATTTAGGCAAGAAGGATGACATGATGCTGTATATTTGGGTAGGAAGTTCTTTTGACCATGATTTATCTCAGGTTCATGTAAAGAGGGATAAAGACTTGGTTGATTTAGAAAAGATAGACTGGGTTAAAGTTGGTCAATATGTACTTACGGAAATAGGTCTGCCAGAAAATACAGAAATTAAG ATTGTTAAAGAAGGTGAAGAAACAGAGGAATTTCTTGCACGATTGAGCCTGTTGTAG
- the LOC120081365 gene encoding protein-tyrosine-phosphatase MKP1 isoform X2, translating into MVGSEEDSGTSGAAAVQLSGGRKMFWRSASWSASRSSLHHPEVNREGGDPNGNLGDSNGPSRIFPAPLTPRSQQHCKARSCLPPLQPLSIARRSLDEWPKAGSDDIGEWLQPPTPSGRGNSERLKLDLSTIQRNPDKNCGLVKRDKIAFFDKECSKVAEHVYLGGDAVARDRDILKQNRITHVLNCVGFVCPEYFKDDFVYRTLWLQDSPSEDITSILYDVFDYFEDVREQNGRVFVHCCQGVSRSTSLVIAYLMWREGQSFDDAFQYVKAARGIADPNMGFACQLLQCQKRVHAFPLSPSSLLRMYRIAPHSPYDPLHLVPKMLNDPSPSALDSRGAFIIHIPSAIFVWIGKNCEAIMERDARGAVVQIVRYERVQGPIYVIKEGEEPTNFWDSFANLLPLMDKSNSKINLGELKVKPCPGERKVGSYDVDFEIFQKAITGGFVPPFPSSENEHETHLPVRESSWSMLRRKFASGNMKEFVSAPRITLSRVYSDSLMMVHFSAKSSSPSASSSPIFLSPDSLSSDSSSSSSSSSKYFSESSLDSPSASSPSVPVSSSLSSFSNMSLISSNSSLECMPNGPETRDAVPLESSSRSFSFTSKKFSPSLAERRGTAKSLTLPTMPSKIKATNSASRFLATQEDFKRKNKTSCPLNVSINMKNGSEPMDRIENEQTSSTQNFKNIENGMDMRIGSVASCHQETKVAGQSAGSWKSYPKLFEESMVSTVSNGKQDGEFVQPMVYCWPELEKIVAFDTSYLNSKAAVVILSPSSCKEG; encoded by the exons ATGGTGGGCTCTGAGGAGGATTCTGGTACTTCTGGGGCGGCGGCGGTGCAGCTCTCTGGCGGTCGGAAAATGTTCTGGCGCTCGGCCTCATGGTCTGCATCACGTTCCTCACTTCACCATCCTGAAGTGAACAGAGAAGGTGGAGACCCCAATGGGAATCTTGGTGATAGTAATGGACCAAGCCGAATTTTTCCTGCTCCATTAACTCCAAGATCACAGCAGCATTGCAAAGCAAGGTCGTGTTTGCCTCCTTTACAGCCTTTGTCGATTGCTCGGCGAAGCTTAGATGAATGGCCAAAGGCGGGGTCCGATGATATCGGTGAGTGGCTGCAACCTCCTACTCCAAGTGGCAGAGGAAACAGCGAGAGGTTGAAACTTGATTTGTCCACAATTCAGAGAAACCCAGATAAGAATTGTGGGCTGGTGAAGAGGGATAAGATTGCCTTCTTTGACAAAGAGTGTTCAAAAGTGGCGGAACATGTATATCTTGGTGGTGATGCAGTTGCTCGGGACAGGGatatacttaaacaaaatagaataactCATGTGTTGAATTGTGTAGGTTTCGTTTGCCCGGAGTACTTCAAAGATGATTTTGTGTACAGAACTTTGTGGTTGCAGGATAGCCCATCGGAAGATATTACTAGTATTCTTTATGATGTTTTTGACTACTTTGAAGATGTTAGGGAACAAAATGGAAGGGTTTTTGTTCATTGTTGCCAGGGAGTATCACGGTCGACGTCCTTGGTGATTGCCTATCTTATGTGGAGAGAAGGGCAGAGTTTTGATGATGCATTTCAATATGTGAAGGCAGCAAGAGGTATTGCCGACCCGAATATGGGTTTTGCTTGCCAGTTATTGCAGTGCCAAAAGAGGGTCCATGCTTTCCCTCTTAGCCCAAGTTCACTGTTGAGGATGTACAGAATTGCTCCACACTCACCATATGATCCTTTGCATTTGGTCCCCAAAATGTTAAATGATCCTTCCCCGTCTGCTCTGGATTCTAGAGGTGCATTTATCATTCATATACCCTCTGCCATATTTGTTTGGATCGGTAAAAACTGTGAAGCAATCATGGAAAGAGATGCGAGGGGAGCTGTTGTGCAGATTGTTCGATATGAGAGAGTGCAAGGGCCTATATATGTAATTAAGGAAGGGGAAGAACCAACAAACTTTTGGGATTCTTTTGCAAACCTGTTACCTTTAATGGATAAATCTAACAGTAAAATTAATCTTGGGGAATTAAAAGTTAAACCCTGTCCAGGGGAGAGGAAAGTTGGTTCCTATGATgtggattttgaaatttttcagAAGGCTATTACTGGTGGTTTCGTTCCTCCGTTTCCTTCATCTGAAAACGAGCATGAAACCCATCTTCCTGTCAGAGAAAGCAGTTGGAGTATGCTTAGGCGTAAGTTTGCCTCGGGAAATATGAAAGAGTTTGTATCAGCTCCTCGAATAACCCTTTCTAGGGTCTATTCAGACTCGCTGATGATGGTGCATTTTTCTGCAAAATCTTCATCACCTTCAGCATCTTCTTCTCCTATTTTTCTGTCACCGGACTCTCTCTCTTCTGATTCAAGTTCTAGTTCAAGTTCAAGTTCCAAGTATTTTTCAGAATCTTCTTTAGATTCTCCATCTGCTTCTTCACCTTCAGTTCCTGTTTCTTCATCACTGTCTAGTTTCTCTAACATGTCTCTTATCTCATCCAATAGTTCCTTAGAATGTATGCCCAATGGTCCAGAAACTCGTGATGCAGTCCCTTTGGAATCAAGTTCTCGCTCATTCTCATTCACATCCAAAAAGTTCTCTCCTTCTCTTGCAGAACGCCGAGGTACTGCGAAATCTCTTACATTGCCTACAATGCCTAGTAAAATCAAAGCAACAAATAGTGCCTCAAGGTTTCTCGCCACTCAAGAAGATTTTAAGAGGAAAAACAAGACTTCTTGCCCTCTTAATGTATcaattaatatgaaaaatggCTCAGAGCCTATGGATAGGATTGAAAATGAACAAACAAGTTCCACTCAGAATTTCAAGAATATTGAAAATGGAATGGACATGAGGATAGGTAGTGTGGCCTCGTGCCATCAGGAAACTAAAGTTGCTGGACAATCTGCTGGTTCATGGAAAAGCTATCCCAAACTTTTTGAAGAAAGCATGgtatccactgtctcaaatggAAAGCAAGATGGTGAGTTTGTCCAACCTATGGTATACTGTTGGCCGGAGTTGGAAAAGATTGTAGCTTTTGACACAAGTTACCTCAATTCTAAAGCTGCTGTAGTGATTCTCTCTCCAA GTTCATGTAAAGAGGGATAA